A stretch of Pygocentrus nattereri isolate fPygNat1 chromosome 8, fPygNat1.pri, whole genome shotgun sequence DNA encodes these proteins:
- the LOC119263852 gene encoding transmembrane protein 271-like produces the protein MKWSGRGVCAVAVSGTLLFTCAASAAVVGFKCVALGARVRARFHLGRAAGAFYSGILLALGQALLCAALVCCRRRGVSCGNFFLVGLLVFVLGVLTAFSGAVVDGDAVALVERKYARYCSDASASRGASAAEAEVREACDALRDYQRALLASAVLNALECLLGLLNLLLVKRCQNARFYRRQRRRERARGPLTGGGGGAVGTLVVLSGDERDLAAAPSPAFRAYVNTALCRGGPDEGGAEVQRSGHPSSELPGYSPSDPELNHSYPFSYPLPNESPPAYEDIFPGEAREQRARAES, from the coding sequence ATGAAGTGGAGCGGCCGCGGAGTGTGCGCCGTCGCGGTCTCCGGCACCCTGCTCTTCACGTGCGCCGCCAGCGCCGCGGTCGTGGGCTTCAAGTGCGTGGCGCTGGGCGCGCGCGTGCGAGCGCGCTTCCACCTGGGCAGGGCGGCCGGCGCCTTCTACTCGGGCATCCTGCTGGCGCTGGGCCAGGCGCTGCTGTGCGCAGCGCTGGTTTGCTGTCGCCGGCGCGGCGTCTCGTGCGGGAACTTCTTCCTCGTGGGCCTGCTGGTGTTCGTGCTCGGTGTACTCACGGCCTTCTCGGGCGCTGTGGTGGACGGCGACGCCGTGGCGCTGGTGGAGCGCAAGTACGCGCGCTACTGCTCGGACGCGAGCGCGTCCAGAGGCGCGAGTGCGGCGGAGGCGGAGGTGCGCGAGGCCTGCGACGCGCTCCGGGACTACCAGCGCGCACTGCTCGCCTCCGCCGTCCTCAACGCGCTCGAGTGCCTGCTCGGTCTGCTCAACCTGCTGCTCGTTAAGCGCTGCCAGAACGCGCGCTTCTACCGGCGGCAGCGGCGGCGGGAGCGCGCACGCGGCCCTCTCACCGGCGGTGGCGGCGGCGCTGTAGGGACCCTCGTGGTGCTAAGCGGGGACGAGCGGGACCTGGCCGCGGCGCCCTCGCCGGCCTTCCGCGCCTACGTCAACACAGCGCTGTGCCGCGGGGGACCGGATGAGGGCGGGGCGGAGGTGCAGCGCAGCGGACACCCGTCCAGCGAACTTCCGGGCTACTCGCCCAGTGACCCGGAGCTCAACCATTCTTACCCGTTCTCCTACCCGCTGCCCAACGA